One window of Triticum dicoccoides isolate Atlit2015 ecotype Zavitan chromosome 5A, WEW_v2.0, whole genome shotgun sequence genomic DNA carries:
- the LOC119301588 gene encoding transmembrane protein 87B-like, whose translation MAVDTAAARALPLFLAVAVSVAALLRTGEASVHEYSGLSFLNKGNAFILHAGSEGLYAPVSPANATAEEEDDEAAADAFIRFDKITFRRPEEANDSVKETTSSKVQIIVFEIEDREMIGGSAYGGQKAICCTSDLAKLGACVEGSVIYRPSQVNPGWPQLFVASFDGSDLIATLPSRTIPVKKTGMYNMYFIHCDPALAGLEIDGKTIWKNPTGYLPGRMAPLKNFFGLMSFAFVILGIYWFYQYMKFWREVLPLQNCITLVITLGMLEMALWYFEYAEFNETGVRAKAITFWAVTFGTIKRTVARLIILIVSMGYGVVRPTLGGLTSKVVMLGGTFFVATEILELVENLGTVNDLSGKARLFLVYPVAILDASFIVWIFISLAKTLSQLQARRLMAKLDIYRKFTIALAITVLVSIGWIGYEIYFKSTDVFNERWQYAWIIPAFWHALSFSLLCVISYLWAPSQSSMRFTNDASEKFDREDSLSLIRPRPIVSNNGWSVASSTDAKATKSADSVTSFDEDDEENKRE comes from the exons ATGGCCGTCGACACGGCGGCCGCACGCGCCCTCCCCCTCttcctcgccgtcgccgtctccgtcGCGGCGCTCCTCCGCACCGGCGAGGCCTCGGTGCACGAGTACAGCGGCCTCAGCTTCCTCAACAAGGGCAATGCCTTCATCCTCCACGCCGGGAGCGAGGGCCTCTACGCCCCCGTCTCCCCCGCCAATGCCaccgccgaggaggaggacgacgaggccgCCGCCGACGCCTTCATACG GTTTGACAAGATTACGTTTAGGAGGCCAGAGGAGGCTAATGATTCTGTGAAAGAAACTACTTCATCTAAGGTTCAGATAATTGTCTTTGAAATAGAAGATCGTGAAATGATTGGTGGATCAGCATATGGTGGTCAAAAAGCAATTTGCTGTACATCAGATCTTGCAAAGTTGGGAGCTTGTGTTGAAGGCTCTGTCATCTACCGCCCATCGCAGGTGAATCCTGGCTGGCCACAGTTGTTTGTTGCTTCTTTTGATGGAAGTGATCTGATTGCAACGCTGCCTTCAAGGACCATTCCAGTAAAGAAAACTGGGATGTACAATATGTACTTTATACACTGTGACCCGGCACTTGCTGGACTGGAAATCGACGGGAAAACCATATGGAAAAATCCTACTGGCTACCTTCCAGGTCGGATGGCACCTCTTAAGAACTTCTTTGGGCTGATGTCATTTGCTTTCGTGATACTTGGTATCTATTGGTTTTATCAATACATGAAGTTCTGGCGAGAGGTTCTTCCACTTCAGAACTGTATTACTCTTGTTATTACGTTGGGTATGCTTGAGATGGCATTGTGGTATTTTGAATATGCTGAGTTCAATGAGACTGGAGTTCGGGCAAAGGCCATCACATTTTGGGCTGTAACATTTGGGACTATTAAAAGAACAGTGGCTCGTCTTATTATTCTCATTGTCTCGATGGGGTATGGAGTTGTGAGGCCTACTTTGGGTGGTCTGACATCGAAAGTGGTCATGCTTGGAGGAACATTCTTTGTAGCTACAGAAATTCTTGAGCTAGTGGAAAATCTAGGTACTGTGAATGATCTGTCTGGAAAAGCTCGGCTATTTTTGGTCTATCCAGTGGCTATCTTGGATGCTTCATTCATTGTTTGGATATTTATTTCTCTAGCCAAGACCCTTAGCCAACTTCAG GCAAGAAGGTTGATGGCCAAACTTGACATTTATAGGAAATTCACTATTGCATTGGCTATTACTGTTCTGGTATCTATCGGCTGGATTGGCTATGAG ATTTACTTCAAATCGACAGATGTGTTCAATGAGCGGTGGCAGTATGCATGGATAATTCCTGCTTTCTGGCATGCCCTATCATTCTCACTTCTTTGCGTCATTTCCTACCTGTGGGCGCCTTCTCAGAGCTCAATGAG ATTTACCAATGATGCAAGTGAAAAGTTTGATCGAGAGGACAGCCTGTCATTAATAAGGCCAAGGCCCATTGTTTCCAACAACGGGTGGAGCGTAGCTTCGTCAACAGACGCCAAAGCGACGAAGAGCGCAGACAGTGTGACATCTTTTGACGAAGACGACGAAGAAAACAAAAGGGAGTGA
- the LOC119301590 gene encoding exocyst complex component EXO70B1-like produces the protein MDGSAAAELERAERVVRRWNSTASAPAGGGGGGGEDQMLFDGGGDRAEAERFLQAVDDLRRLAPPSPGSPRRTSSAGASGAVQVAMARLEDEFRHVLASRAVDLEIEVLADLSSLSMCSDRSSFSDVGDAPPVDDDSVESSVGRRSSYRSMRSIREIDLLPPEAVTDLNAIASRMAAAGYDRECVQVYASVRKPAVDSALRRLGVEKLTIGDVQRLEWDAVEVKIRRWIRAARAAVRGVFASERRLCFLIFHDLPVSNPTIATPAPTTTSAAPFVETVKGAALQLFGFAEAISIGRRSPEKLFKIIDLHDALADLLPDVSDIFAASKAAESIYVQATEIRARLADAVRGILSEFESAVLRDPSKTPVPGGTIHPLTRYVMNYIVLISDYKTTLSELIVSRPSASSRVSAEGNELRPSFPDLDLPDPDSQLPLSAHLIWTIVVLEHNLEGKASLYKDPALSHLFLMNNVHYIVHKVKDSPELWGLIGDVYLKRLTGKFRLAATAYQRSAWLKILNCLRDEGLHVSGGFSSGISKSALRERFKSFNAAFEEAHRAQSGWYVPDTQLKEELRISIAEKLLPAYRSFLGRFRHHIENGRHPELYIKYTVEDLEISVMDFFEGSPPPPHNRRRSHG, from the coding sequence ATGGACGGATCCGCCGCGGCGGAGCTGGAGAGGGCGGAGAGGGTGGTGAGGCGGTGGAACTCCACGGCGTCCGcgcccgcgggcggcgggggcgggggcggggaggACCAGATGCTGTTCGACGGCGGCGGGGACCGGGCGGAGGCCGAGCGCTTCCTCCAGGCGGTGGACGAcctccgccgcctcgcgccgccgtcCCCCGGCAGCCCGCGCCGCACCTCCTCGGCGGGGGCCTCCGGCGCCGTCCAGGTCGCCATGGCGCGGCTCGAGGACGAGTTCCGCCACGTGCTGGCGTCGCGCGCGGTCGACCTCGAGATCGAGGTGCTCGCCGACCTCAGCTCCCTCTCCATGTGCAGCGACCGCTCCAGCTTCTCCGACGTCGGCGACGCGCCGCCGGTGGACGACGACTCCGTCGAGTCCTCCGTCGGCCGCCGCAGCAGCTACCGCTCCATGCGCAGCATCCGCGAGATCGACCTCCTCCCGCCCGAAGCCGTCACCGACCTCAACGCCATCGCCTCCCGCATGGCCGCCGCCGGCTACGACCGCGAGTGCGTCCAGGTCTACGCCTCCGTCCGCAAGCCGGCCGTCGACTCCGCCCTGCGCCGCCTCGGCGTCGAGAAGCTCACCATCGGCGACGTCCAGCGGCTCGAGTGGGACGCCGTCGAGGTCAAGATCCGCCGCTGGATCCGCGCAGCCCGCGCCGCCGTCCGCGGCGTTTTCGCCAGCGAGCGCCGCCTTTGCTTCCTCATCTTCCACGACCTTCCCGTCTCCAACCCCACCATCGCCACCCCCGCTCCCACCACCACGTCCGCCGCCCCCTTCGTCGAAACTGTCAAGGGCGCCGCGCTGCAGCTCTTTGGCTTTGCCGAGGCCATCAGCATCGGCCGCCGCTCACCGGAGAAGCTCTTCAAGATCATTGATCTGCACGATGCACTGGCCGATCTGCTTCCTGATGTCTCCGATATCTTCGCCGCCTCCAAGGCCGCGGAATCCATATATGTGCAGGCTACCGAGATCAGGGCGCGTCTGGCTGATGCTGTCCGTGGGATACTCTCCGAGTTCGAGAGCGCCGTTCTCCGTGACCCGTCCAAGACTCCAGTACCCGGCGGCACCATCCATCCCCTCACTCGCTATGTGATGAATTACATTGTCCTCATTTCAGACTACAAGACGACACTTTCTGAGCTGATCGTGTCACGGCCATCAGCTAGCTCGCGCGTTTCTGCTGAGGGCAATGAGCTCAGACCGTCATTTCCTGATCTGGACCTTCCTGATCCTGACAGCCAGCTACCCCTTTCTGCTCATCTCATCTGGACTATTGTGGTTCTTGAACACAACCTTGAAGGCAAGGCATCACTCTACAAGGACCCGGCACTCTCTCACTTGTTCCTAATGAACAATGTGCACTATATCGTGCACAAGGTAAAGGACTCGCCTGAGCTCTGGGGACTCATTGGCGATGTGTACCTAAAGCGGCTCACAGGTAAGTTCCGGTTGGCAGCCACAGCTTACCAGCGCAGTGCATGGCTTAAGATCCTGAATTGTCTAAGAGACGAGGGTCTCCATGTCAGCGGTGGCTTTTCATCAGGAATATCCAAATCAGCACTTCGGGAGCGCTTCAAGTCTTTCAATGCTGCGTTCGAGGAGGCACATAGGGCTCAGTCTGGGTGGTATGTGCCTGACACACAGCTGAAAGAAGAACTTAGGATCTCAATAGCAGAGAAGCTGCTCCCAGCATACCGGTCCTTCCTTGGTCGATTCCGGCATCATATTGAGAATGGGAGGCATCCAGAGTTGTACATCAAATACACAGTTGAGGACCTTGAGATATCTGTGATGGATTTCTTTGAGGGGTCTCCACCTCCGCCGCATAATAGGAGGAGATCCCATGGATGA